In one Caballeronia sp. M1242 genomic region, the following are encoded:
- a CDS encoding HAD domain-containing protein, whose translation MDYPISILYLGVEGVLLRTHARSHTGECTARTLPRPEPLSLLEPVSTIVAHETKLAIVLNSWLVVDYGFRRLLRLLPAGIAQKAIGATISGNRLHSRPVEYRARAELLREDVARRKPTQIIIVDASRSAIPTELLHRSICVSESDIKCPAEFVATLRRFVDSQSLD comes from the coding sequence ATGGACTACCCGATCTCGATCCTCTACCTCGGTGTCGAAGGAGTTCTGCTTCGCACCCACGCACGCAGCCATACCGGCGAGTGCACTGCGCGCACACTACCTCGCCCGGAGCCCTTATCACTACTCGAACCAGTGTCCACCATCGTCGCGCACGAGACGAAGCTCGCGATCGTCCTCAACAGTTGGCTGGTGGTCGACTACGGTTTCCGACGACTCCTTCGCCTCCTACCGGCTGGTATAGCACAAAAAGCGATTGGCGCAACAATCAGCGGCAATCGGCTGCACAGTCGTCCAGTCGAGTACCGCGCAAGAGCCGAATTGCTACGTGAGGACGTGGCGAGACGCAAGCCCACTCAGATCATCATCGTCGATGCCTCGCGAAGTGCAATTCCTACCGAGCTACTACATCGATCTATCTGTGTGAGCGAGTCGGACATCAAGTGTCCAGCCGAGTTTGTCGCCACTTTGCGTCGGTTCGTTGACTCGCAGAGCTTAGATTAG
- a CDS encoding Mu transposase C-terminal domain-containing protein — MLSKSQLAELFERLGTPPAGQKLVAHARLHAPVRDVSSRGGNVITVLASEKMARDIRTESRHIEFAVAVTKEHAKDVLEYYAQPCELKLNLVDESTGAIKKIQHVPDYLTIRSDGFTLEEWKSEAKLLRLAEKYPYRYVRASDGQWCSPQIEKQLAELGVRYRVFSEECIPRRRIENLLDLADYFLPGAKPLSPESVDRLNAALAEQGALSFFELLEAPYGFSADFLNQAIAENLVATALDLEPLADKRAFFLYRDAALRDLLIANSGLRWLPRAESFSLEIAAGSRFLFDGQELTMALVGEESIVCSRQDGTNVELTRDWIELAHEKNQITAVPTEGTTSGTDVSRYSQAELETALRRQTILDSMNTDGHVSSRTLRRWLARRLVALANGDNAALALVPNNAAKGNRTPRLTETQFTRMDEVIDTEWRTSDAINYTVCYHHMVIAFDGTGEKAPSYPTLIARIKARKTNRDVRTRHGKRIAYQEALFVDVLYYDTPVHGSRPFQYVHIDHTEVDIELISSRTGKPLGRPWLTLAVDAWSRRVLAFYLTFDPPSYRSVMMVIRDLVRRCNRLPEFFIVDNGRDFMTLAFQTFLRVMRTHLRFRPKGEPRHGAVLERMFGRLNTEYIHNLAGNTKATKNIRMVTGSHLPKKLAEWTLRCLYLGLQHWAFDYYDQQTHPALGESPRDAFRRGLRENGHRPQRHIVFNRDFLIATCPPVDRSGVRTVNSQRGVKVDNRFYWNPSFKLPKVAGESLATRNDPWDKSSVYVLLKDGWVRAISRSLYGLGQLTEVDKRALTAEYNSHLTAPADDEQHAQRLREFLRVFKPEGALALELERQSENKDLYTGLHMANIEPIAAPHRSVLVGEPPAARRLASEYCSSDGAPLARELDVGGAVLADLDHFADL; from the coding sequence ATGCTGAGCAAATCTCAACTTGCTGAGCTTTTTGAACGCCTCGGCACGCCGCCTGCCGGCCAGAAGCTCGTCGCGCACGCGCGGTTGCACGCACCGGTTCGCGACGTGAGCTCTCGAGGTGGGAACGTCATCACCGTTCTCGCGAGTGAGAAGATGGCGCGCGACATCCGGACCGAAAGCCGACATATCGAGTTTGCGGTTGCCGTGACCAAGGAACACGCGAAAGACGTCCTGGAATACTATGCGCAGCCATGCGAGCTCAAGCTCAATCTCGTAGACGAATCCACCGGCGCAATCAAAAAGATCCAGCACGTCCCGGATTATCTCACCATTCGCAGCGACGGCTTCACGCTCGAGGAGTGGAAATCCGAAGCGAAGCTGCTGCGTCTTGCGGAGAAATACCCTTACCGTTACGTTCGTGCGAGCGACGGCCAATGGTGCTCCCCGCAGATTGAGAAGCAGCTTGCCGAGTTGGGTGTGCGGTACCGAGTCTTTAGCGAAGAGTGCATTCCACGTCGACGCATCGAGAATCTCCTTGACTTAGCCGACTATTTCCTGCCGGGAGCGAAACCGCTTTCTCCGGAGAGCGTCGATCGGCTCAACGCCGCCTTAGCTGAACAAGGCGCCCTATCCTTCTTCGAGTTGCTCGAGGCTCCATACGGTTTCTCCGCCGACTTCCTCAATCAGGCCATCGCTGAGAACCTCGTCGCGACAGCTCTCGACCTGGAGCCACTCGCAGACAAGCGAGCGTTCTTTCTCTACCGTGACGCAGCGCTACGCGACCTGCTCATCGCGAATAGCGGCCTCCGGTGGCTGCCCAGAGCGGAGTCCTTCTCGCTCGAAATCGCCGCGGGTTCCCGGTTCCTGTTTGATGGCCAGGAGCTGACGATGGCCCTCGTCGGAGAGGAATCGATCGTGTGCAGTCGGCAGGATGGCACGAACGTCGAGCTCACGCGTGATTGGATTGAACTTGCGCACGAAAAGAATCAAATCACAGCAGTCCCTACCGAGGGAACAACATCAGGTACGGACGTTAGTCGATACTCGCAGGCGGAACTGGAAACCGCCCTTCGCAGACAGACGATCCTCGACTCGATGAATACCGACGGACACGTATCGTCGCGGACACTTAGACGTTGGTTGGCTCGACGACTCGTTGCTCTGGCTAACGGTGATAATGCTGCGCTTGCGCTGGTACCCAACAACGCGGCGAAAGGTAATCGGACGCCGAGGCTCACCGAAACGCAGTTCACCCGCATGGACGAGGTCATCGACACCGAGTGGCGCACCAGCGACGCCATCAACTACACGGTGTGCTACCACCACATGGTCATCGCCTTCGATGGCACGGGCGAGAAGGCTCCTTCATACCCGACCTTGATTGCACGGATCAAAGCGCGCAAGACGAATCGCGACGTACGAACTCGCCATGGAAAACGCATTGCGTACCAGGAAGCTCTTTTCGTCGATGTCCTCTACTACGACACTCCTGTCCACGGCAGTCGCCCCTTCCAATACGTCCATATAGATCATACCGAGGTCGACATCGAGCTCATCTCGAGTCGTACCGGCAAGCCGTTGGGGCGTCCTTGGTTAACGCTGGCAGTTGACGCTTGGTCAAGGCGAGTGCTCGCCTTCTATCTCACTTTCGATCCGCCTTCATATCGCTCGGTCATGATGGTCATTCGGGACTTGGTGCGCCGGTGCAATCGCCTTCCGGAATTTTTCATTGTCGACAACGGTCGCGACTTCATGACACTGGCATTCCAAACGTTCCTTCGTGTGATGCGCACGCATTTGCGCTTCCGTCCAAAAGGAGAACCGCGACATGGTGCGGTACTCGAGCGCATGTTCGGTCGGCTCAACACCGAATACATTCACAACCTCGCGGGCAACACGAAGGCGACAAAGAACATACGGATGGTGACAGGCTCACATCTGCCAAAGAAGCTCGCCGAGTGGACTTTGCGCTGTCTATATCTTGGGCTGCAGCACTGGGCCTTCGATTATTACGACCAGCAGACACATCCCGCGTTGGGCGAATCACCGCGAGATGCGTTTCGCCGTGGCCTACGAGAGAACGGACACCGCCCTCAACGGCACATCGTGTTTAATCGGGATTTCCTGATCGCGACCTGTCCGCCCGTCGACCGCTCCGGCGTCCGTACAGTGAACTCTCAGCGCGGCGTGAAAGTCGACAATCGATTCTATTGGAATCCATCCTTCAAGTTGCCAAAGGTCGCTGGCGAGTCGCTGGCAACGCGCAACGATCCGTGGGACAAGTCATCTGTCTACGTCCTGCTAAAAGACGGATGGGTTCGAGCCATCAGTAGAAGCCTCTACGGGCTTGGTCAACTGACTGAAGTGGACAAACGTGCTCTGACTGCCGAATACAACAGCCATCTCACAGCGCCTGCTGACGACGAGCAACATGCCCAGCGCCTGCGGGAGTTCCTTCGGGTGTTCAAGCCAGAAGGAGCACTCGCATTGGAGCTCGAGCGGCAGTCGGAGAACAAGGACCTGTACACCGGACTGCATATGGCGAACATCGAACCCATCGCAGCCCCTCATCGCAGCGTGCTGGTAGGCGAGCCGCCCGCTGCGCGCAGACTGGCATCTGAATATTGCTCCTCTGATGGCGCACCGCTGGCTCGGGAGCTGGACGTCGGTGGTGCTGTGCTTGCGGACCTTGATCACTTCGCCGACTTATAG
- a CDS encoding DUF6471 domain-containing protein, with protein sequence MSKRPNAVPETDNVYEEWEEEARELIVSKMNELKLSFKELALRLERLGVVESAGQLNRKINRKRFSAAFMLACLDAMEEETSS encoded by the coding sequence ATGAGCAAACGACCGAATGCGGTTCCGGAAACGGATAATGTCTACGAGGAGTGGGAGGAGGAGGCGAGGGAGCTCATCGTGTCGAAGATGAACGAACTCAAACTCAGCTTTAAGGAGTTGGCGCTTCGGCTTGAGCGCCTCGGAGTCGTTGAGTCTGCGGGTCAGCTTAACCGCAAGATCAATCGCAAACGGTTCTCCGCGGCCTTCATGCTCGCATGCCTCGACGCGATGGAGGAGGAAACCTCCAGCTAG
- a CDS encoding DUF6471 domain-containing protein → MQGEEGQTVDSAWAHLASRAVRAALVHRGVNYEDLARRLVEGGVQESARSIEGKVHRGTFRFTFFLQVLRAAGSALPGTWLCPKQNNESWEARATRVFRADLSAQPWLDTDMLSSRLEEVGVHVDAESLESQIEDGTFSAALYFQSATVCRFDALWLYLDIAAVNEVAANRTLREQRSADD, encoded by the coding sequence ATGCAAGGGGAAGAAGGGCAGACCGTCGACTCAGCCTGGGCTCATCTCGCGTCCAGAGCGGTTCGGGCCGCGTTGGTGCATAGGGGTGTGAATTATGAAGACCTCGCACGCCGGCTTGTCGAGGGCGGGGTTCAGGAGTCGGCACGTTCGATCGAAGGTAAGGTGCATCGAGGTACTTTTCGCTTCACCTTCTTTCTCCAGGTGCTCCGCGCGGCGGGGTCTGCGCTTCCGGGCACATGGTTGTGTCCGAAACAGAATAATGAGTCTTGGGAGGCACGTGCGACACGGGTCTTCAGGGCAGACCTCTCAGCTCAGCCTTGGCTGGACACGGACATGTTGAGTAGTCGGCTTGAGGAGGTCGGCGTACATGTTGACGCGGAATCGCTCGAGAGCCAGATAGAGGACGGGACGTTCAGCGCGGCGTTGTATTTCCAAAGCGCGACGGTCTGCCGCTTTGACGCCCTGTGGCTCTATTTGGACATCGCCGCCGTCAACGAAGTCGCGGCAAACAGAACGTTGCGCGAACAACGATCTGCGGATGACTAA